In Aegilops tauschii subsp. strangulata cultivar AL8/78 chromosome 3, Aet v6.0, whole genome shotgun sequence, one genomic interval encodes:
- the LOC109741360 gene encoding S-norcoclaurine synthase 1 gives MEETKPRNLGGSLPVPNVQDLAGRPDELAVTPTLLRRYVRPQPNTADLRPDAPAGEEQEHVPIIDLGRLLNPDGLAGGRDEEAARLRSACEDWGFFQVVNHGIPEETVEEMKKNVMGFFALPLAEKTAFAQQPGEIEGYGQAFVVSEEQTLDWADMFFLLTQPPTYRDLRLWPSNPSTFKTCLENYSTEVQRVAGELLGAMAENLGVRDHSDMTRLAASQSVRMNYYPPCPEAHVDSVLGLSPHSDAVGLTLLLQVSKVPGLQIRRKGGWVPVTPLPGALVVNVGDVIEVFTNGKYRSVEHRAVVNARHERMSIATFHSGRFGTMYGPLEEVVGDGEPRYRSVSVQEYVKLVVSSKLDGKNIMDAMKID, from the exons ATGGAGGAGACCAAGCCGCGGAACCTCGGCGGCTCGCTGCCCGTGCCCAACGTGCAGGACCTCGCCGGCCGGCCCGACGAGCTCGCGGTCACGCCCACCCTCCTCCGCCGCTATGTGCGGCCTCAGCCCAACACGGCCGACCTGCGCCCCGACGCCCCTGCCGGCGAAGAACAGGAGCACGTCCCCATCATCGACCTCGGCCGGCTCCTCAATCCGGATGGCCTCGCCGGCGGGCGGGACGAGGAGGCCGCCAGGCTGCGCTCGGCCTGCGAGGACTGGGGGTTCTTTCAGGTGGTGAACCACGGGATACCCGAGGAGACCGTGGAGGAGATGAAGAAGAACGTCATGGGATTCTTCGCGCTCCCGCTGGCCGAGAAGACGGCCTTTGCGCAGCAGCCCGGAGAGATCGAGGGGTACGGCCAGGCATTCGTCGTCTCGGAGGAGCAGACGCTCGACTGGGCGGACATGTTCTTCCTCCTCACGCAGCCGCCCACCTACCGCGATCTCCGCCTCTGGCCGTCCAACCCTTCCACATTCAA GACTTGCTTGGAGAACTACTCTACGGAGGTGCAAAGGGTGGCAGGTGAGCTGCTGGGAGCCATGGCGGAGAACCTGGGCGTGAGAGACCACTCGGACATGACGAGGCTCGCCGCGTCGCAGTCAGTGAGGATGAACTACTACCCGCCTTGCCCGGAGGCGCATGTGGACAGCGTGTTGGGCCTGTCGCCGCACTCGGACGCCGTCGGGCTGACGCTGCTGCTGCAGGTCAGCAAGGTCCCCGGGCTGCAGATCAGGAGGAAAGGCGGCTGGGTCCCGGTCACGCCGCTCCCCGGCGCCCTCGTCGTCAACGTCGGCGACGTGATTGAGGTGTTCACCAACGGGAAGTACAGGAGCGTCGAGCACAGGGCGGTGGTTAACGCACGCCATGAGCGGATGTCCATCGCGACGTTCCACAGTGGGAGGTTCGGCACCATGTACGGGCCGCTGGAGGAGGTCGTCGGAGACGGGGAGCCGCGGTACAGGAGTGTCAGCGTCCAGGAATATGTGAAGCTCGTGGTCTCCAGCAAGCTCGACGGCAAGAACATCATGGACGCCATGAAGATCGATTGA